GCTCCCCCTGATTATTGCGACTTCACCTACGCCCCAGGATACATTGCCAAGGCACTTGTGTTGTATTGCTTTATGACTGGACAGCCCATCGATGATATAATAGGAGAGATGTTTTTGTTGAAAAAATTCGATGCTGGGCCAACCATCCCAGCTTGGGAGGCTTGAAGACTGATTGAAAATAAGTGTGTTAGAATTTCATCGTTGCACTACGCATATACTGGACCTACGCAAAACAGAATAGATTATTGCCCTCTAAGAGGTTCTTGGCATTATAAGCACCACCAGTAAGATCATCCAAGTTGGCTCCTGCAAAACTATTAGGTTTCCCCGTCTGCTTGATAATCAGATGATAGGAAACATGTCAAGTTTGAACACAACTCACGTTTCCACCAAACGAAAAGAATTGAGGGTATCCAGCGGCAACCTTGGCCATATCCGGGAATATATGAGTAAAAAGACCATAGTCATCTGGGCGTCGATACCAATTCTCGGGAATACGCTAATGCAATCAGGGACCAATTCAGCATGCTAGGCATTTACAAACTTTACATACGACTAACATACCTCCTGCCCAGGTTGGTACGAAAGGTCATCTCCATCTCCAGTCACACCATAAAACGTTTTCAGAACACCATGGTCAAGGAAACCATCCGGACGCTCAGCCGAATGATTAGATAACAATGCAGGTGACAAGAAATGCGTGAGTGTTGATACAAAAAGACCAGCAAACTATCAGCATGTGTTAGTACTTGGTGACTTTAGGCTAGTCTCTGATAACGCACTGGAGAAGTAAAGTAACTTAAGGTAACAAAATGTTAAACAACATTCTGAAGGAGTCAAGACACACTTACTGTGGGTTACTGTACAGATGATGTTAGTTTAGCAATGGGCTACTCATGCAGAATTGAAGCTGATCGCTCACGTCGAAATAGAATTCTCCCGGGTCCACCCTCGATGCTTTGCCATTACCTCCATATCAAAACTCGCGCCCTTGCCCTCTGTATGTGTATTTATTTGTTAAGGAAGCGGGCCTAAGACTTTTGATATCTTACCTGGAATTAGATTGTAAAGTTTCTTAAAGTGCATCATGTTGAGGGTAATGCTGTCGCCACCATTCGTGTATGCGTCCCCGCGTGTGGGAGAGGCATCTCCCTCCATTTGGTTGTGAGTACCGCTCAGACCCGGCGGGGGGTCGGGACCACCTACGACTAGTTAATCATTCGATCTACCACTATAACCGTACTGCCACATACCAATAGACATAGTTTGGCGTGGGATGTCACCTCCGTGTGCGACTATACCTCATTAGTACCATGTCAGGTGCTATATCGCAGGATTACCTACTTCCTTGCACTGTAAAAATCGTAGCTGCATCTGTTCCCATTCCAAATACGTCGTTACTAGCGTAAACAATTTGTTCGAGTGTCGCCTAGAGATAGGGATGCTGTTTAAAGCACGGCAACACAGCATGTAAattttactcaccacaccacTACGAGGGATGAAACCATGGTTCGCCAAAGCCTTTTTTAATTGAATTAATACTACATAGAACCGCCCAATGTGTGCATACATACATTTAATCCTGCGCATGGGCCCTGCAAAGTGTGAAAATAAATGATAACCCTCGTAGTTGAATCCAAGAGCTACTTACTCGTCGATCGTTAGGGCCGGGTGGTCGAAACTCATGCTCTCCAGATACATCGATCTTTTGCTTCACTGGGTCAAAGCCAGTAACGCCTTGGCGCTTGGTATGTGAGCCTGAGCTCGCAAAAGGACATCCGCTGCCG
The nucleotide sequence above comes from Rhizoctonia solani chromosome 3, complete sequence. Encoded proteins:
- a CDS encoding peroxidase family 2 domain protein encodes the protein MRTTFFTLSLALVATSAAFPTSSGSGGSGCPFASSGSHTKRQGVTGFDPVKQKIDVSGEHEFRPPGPNDRRGPCAGLNALANHGFIPRSGVATLEQIVYASNDVFGMGTDAATIFTVQGIAHGGDIPRQTMSIGGPDPPPGLSGTHNQMEGDASPTRGDAYTNGGDSITLNMMHFKKLYNLIPEGKGASFDMEVMAKHRGWTRENSISTNPHYFTSPFAGLFVSTLTHFLSPALLSNHSAERPDGFLDHGVLKTFYGVTGDGDDLSYQPGQERIPENWYRRPDDYGLFTHIFPDMAKVAAGYPQFFSFGGNTGKPNSFAGANLDDLTGGAYNAKNLLEGNNLFCFA